In one Colletotrichum destructivum chromosome 2, complete sequence genomic region, the following are encoded:
- a CDS encoding Putative pyridine nucleotide-disulfide oxidoreductase, class I, FAD/NAD(P)-binding protein gives MLSSRLIPRSAAKSAFKRQTSLPVVVAPTQLSRWSRAYASASEEKDLVVIGGGVAGYVAAIKAGQEGLKVTCIEKRGTLGGTCLNVGCIPSKALLNNSHLYHTIKHDTKNRGIDVSDVKVNLEQFMKAKDTAVGGLTKGVEFLFKKNGVEYIKGAGTFVNENEIKVALNDGGETSVKGKNILIATGSEATPFPGLEIDEKRVVTSTGALSLDKIPESLVVIGGGIIGLEMASVWSRLGTKVTVVEFLGQIGGPGMDAEIAKSAQKILKKQGINFKTGTKVISGDKTGDKVKLDIDAAKGGKAETIDADVVLVAIGRRPYTGGLGLENIDLELDERGRVIIDSEYRTKIPHIRCVGDVTFGPMLAHKAEEEAVAVVEYIKKGHGHVNYGVIPSVMYTHPEVAWVGQSEQDLKSQNIPYRVGSFPFSANSRAKTNLDTEGLVKMLADPETDRILGVHIIGPNAGEMIAEATLALEYGASSEDIARTCHAHPTLAEAFKEAAMATYSKPIHM, from the exons ATGCTCTCCAGTCGATTGATACCGCGCTCTGCTGCCAAATCGGCATTCAAAAGACAAACTTC GCTTCCTGTCGTTGTCGCCCCCACCCAGTTGTCGAGATGGAGTCGCGCCTACGCGTCGGCTTCTGAAGAGAAGGACCTTGTCGTCATTGGCGGTGGCGTCGCTGGTTACGTCGCTGCTATCAAGGCCGGACAAGAGGGTCTGAAGGTCACTTGCATCGAGAAGCGAGGCACTCTCGGCGGAACCTGCCTCAACGTCGGCTGCATTCCCTCCAAGGCCCTTCTCAACAACTCTCACCTCTACCATACCATCAAGCATGACACCAAGAACCGCGGTATCGATGTTTCCGATGTCAAGGTAAACTTGGAGCAGTTCATGAAGGCTAAAGACACCGCCGTTGGTGGCCTGACAAAGGGCGTCGAGTTCCTCTTCAAGAAGAACGGCGTCGAATACATCAAGGGCGCCGGTAccttcgtcaacgagaaTGAAATCAAGGTGGCTCTCAATGACGGTGGCGAGACTTCGGTTAAGGGAAAGAACATTTTGATCGCTACCGGAAGCGAAGCCACGCCCTTTCCCGGTCTCGAGATAGACGAGAAGCGCGTTGTCACCAGCACCGGTGCTCTGTCACTCGATAAGATCCCGGAAAGCCTTGTTGTCATTGGTGGCGGTATCATTGGTCTGGAGATGGCATCAGTGTGGTCCCGTCTGGGAACTAAGGTAACCGTGGTCGAGTTTCTCGGCCAGATTGGCGGTCCTGGAATGGATGCCGAGATTGCCAAGAGCGCACAAAAGATCCTCAAGAAGCAAGGCATCAACTTCAAGACCGGCACCAAGGTTATCAGCGGCGACAAGACAGGGGACAAGGTCAAGCTGGATATtgacgccgccaagggcgggAAGGCCGAGACC ATTGATGCTGACGTGGTCTTGGTGGCCATTGGCCGCCGACCTTACACCGGTGGACTTGGCCTCGAGAACATTGATCTCGAGCTGGATGAGAGAGGTCGTGTTATTATTGACTCCGAATACCGCACCAAGATTCCCCACATCCGCTGCGTTGGCGACGTTACCTTCGGTCCCATGCTTGCACACaaggcagaggaggaggctgtTGCTGTGGTTGAGTACATCAAGAAGGGCCACGGTCACGTCAACTACGGCGTCATCCCCTCTGTCATGTACACCCACCCCGAGGTTGCCTGGGTCGGCCAGAGCGAGCAAGACCTGAAGTCGCAGAACATCCCTTACAGGGTTGGATCGTTCCCTTTCAGCGCTAACTCCCGCGCAAAGACTAACCTGGACACCGAGGGTTTGGTCAAGATGCTGGCGGATCCCGAGACAGACAGGATTCTCGGTGTCCACATTATTGGACCCAACGCTGGTGAGATGATCGCCGAAGCCACTCTTGCGCTCGAGTATGGCGCATCGAGCGAAGACATCGCCCGCACATGTCACGCCCACCCGACCCTGGCTGAGGCGTTCAAGGAGGCCGCAATGGCCACTTACTCGAAGCCTATCCACATGTAA
- a CDS encoding Putative MIF4G-like, type 3, initiation factor eIF-4 gamma, MA3: MPPKPLGLPPQLLKEIGAPEQTGASRSNGRWKSQEQNRKDRRRAERQSRKQRQTTARRDLSKQTHRHVGKYEKEDVDEHLLDAVEKPPRQQELRQPAPKKRKREDLGEADDSDEFEQFSAAKQPSRRVREKLAKDDAEIEQLERKLGLKKGRKSLPKSFKDDGLGDLLVDLDDASDTNEGGRKLRREAEEWLAQKRSKATGTLPKVGYASESDDADEDDGVFSNEGDVTGDEDEEEEEEEEEDDDDDDDKWDAPDDQTSFAGFESEVEETVQDTKRVRENPYLPPVAAGTQLPKYIPPSLRARSGGDADVEAQIRRKLQGPVNRVAEANLTSIVGEIEKIYQDHPRGHTNNILTGLLMAQICDPTSKPDTLMVLSAGFVAALYKVIGVDFAAHFLTTAVERFQVEKRKADAAAAEQRLPTKETSNLLTVLAEMYIFRVIGSKLMFDFVRLLLSNLSELNAELLLRIVRVAGPQLRKDDPLALKDIVSLIRPAVAKIGESNLTIRTKFMIETISDLKNNKIKAGAQDLVILGEHVTRMRKVLGSLDTLKLKATEPLRIGLEDIENADKTGKWWLVGASWAGQGAQEAKQDDAKAVTAVGAGFGDDDDDDDGGDVVIVDADDLATPDYAQLAREQGMNTDVRRAIFIALVAAADYQDAYMRILKLRLNKYNRREVPNVLLQCSGAQQHYNPYYTLVARKFCSDSRIKHAFQDTLWTLFRRLGEPLFGEEPEEEDEEAADNRRLINTAKMVGSLVADGSIGLGILKPLNLAYVKETTSLFVEVMLISALQECIQIKSKSLEQALGVPFGSGLAPALARSVCYFLRKKVRVTDLVGSKKNTRRVKEACKVAEGLLERPGNDDEV; this comes from the coding sequence ATGCCCCCGAAACCGCTTGGCTTACCCCCCCAGCTCCTCAAAGAGATTGGCGCACCAGAACAAACTGGCGCATCCCGATCCAACGGACGATGGAAGAGTCAGGAGCAGAATAGAAAAGACCGGCGGAGAGCTGAGAGACAGTCGAGAAAGCAGCGACAAACAACAGCACGGAGGGACTTATCCAAACAAACCCATCGGCACGTTGGAAAATATGAGaaggaggacgtcgacgaacACCTACTTGACGCTGTAGAAAAACCGCCAAGGCAGCAAGAACTTCGCCAACCCGCGCCAAAGAAACGCAAACGAGAagacctcggcgaggccgacgacagTGACGAATTCGAGCAATTCTCGGCGGCAAAGCAACCATCCCGTCGCGTCCGGGAGAAGTTGGCTAAGGACGATGCTGAGATTGAGCAACTAGAGCGCAAGCTGGGGTTGAAGAAGGGACGCAAGTCGCTGCCCAAGTCTTTCAAGGATGACGGGCTGGGCGATCTACTAgttgatctcgacgacgCTAGTGACACGAACGAGGGCGGCCGCAAATTGAGGAGGGAGGCCGAGGAGTGGCTCGCGCAAAAACGATCTAAGGCAACTGGCACACTTCCGAAAGTCGGATATGCATCCGAAAGCGATGATgcagatgaggatgatggggtGTTCAGCAACGAAGGCGATGTCAccggcgatgaagacgaagaggaggaagaggaggaggaggaggacgacgacgacgacgacgacaaatGGGACGCTCCAGACGACCAAACTTCTTTCGCAGGCTTCGAATCGGAAGTGGAGGAGACGGTGCAAGATACGAAGCGCGTTAGGGAGAACCCCTACTTACCCCCCGTTGCAGCTGGCACACAGCTTCCAAAATACATTCCCCCTTCGTTGCGGGCGAGATCTGGCGGCGATGCAGACGTAGAGGCCCAAATTCGCAGAAAACTGCAAGGCCCTGTCAACAGAGTGGCCGAAGCCAACCTGACGTCCATTGTTGGAGAAATCGAAAAGATTTACCAGGATCATCCCAGGGGTCACACCAACAATATTTTGACCGGACTCCTGATGGCCCAGATCTGCGACCCTACGAGCAAGCCTGACACACTAATGGTCCTTTCTGCCGGCTTCGTTGCTGCTCTTTACAAGGTTATTGGTGTCGATTTTGCGGCACATTTCCTCACCACAGCCGTAGAGCGGTTCCAGgtggagaagaggaaagcggatgcggcggcggccgagcaACGCCTACCGACCAAGGAAACGTCAAATTTGCTCACGGTGCTGGCAGAGATGTACATCTTCCGTGTCATCGGCAGCAAACTCATGTTCGACTTTGTGCGGCTCCTTCTCAGCAATCTGTCGGAACTAAACGCtgagctcctcctccggaTTGTGCGCGTGGCGGGCCCCCAGCTGCGCAAGGACGACCCGTTGGCGCTGAAGGATATCGTTAGCCTTATTCGTCCGGCCGTGGCCAAGATTGGGGAAAGCAACCTGACGATTCGAACAAAGTTCATGATCGAAACCATAAGCGACCTCAAGAACAACAAGATCAAGGCCGGTGCACAGGATTTAGTCATTCTCGGCGAGCACGTAACACGTATGAGGAAGGTGTTGGGGTCCCTTGACACACTCAAGCTCAAAGCCACGGAGCCTCTGCGGATTGGACTTGAAGACATTGAAAACGCAGACAAAACTGGCAAATGGTGGCTAGTCGGTGCCAGTTGGGCAGGTCAAGGTGCGCAAGAGGCGAAACAAGACGATGCCAAGGCTGTGACAGCGGTAGGGGCCGGATttggtgacgacgacgatgacgacgacggcggcgatgtggTCATTGTGGACGCTGATGACCTAGCGACACCTGACTACGCCCAGCTTGCTCGAGAGCAGGGCATGAACACGGATGTGCGAAGGGCCATCTTCATCGCTCTAGTGGCCGCAGCAGACTATCAGGACGCGTATATGCGAATCCTCAAACTGCGGCTCAACAAGTACAACCGACGCGAGGTGCCTAATGTGTTGCTTCAATGCTCGGGAGCACAACAGCACTACAATCCCTACTACACGCTGGTGGCAAGGAAGTTCTGCAGCGACTCCAGGATTAAGCACGCATTTCAGGACACCCTGTGGACGCTTTTCCGCAGGCTCGGCGAGCCCTTGTTTGGGGAGGAgcccgaggaagaggacgaagaggcaGCAGATAACCGGCGTCTTATCAACACTGCCAAGATGGTGGGAAGTCTAGTTGCCGATGGTTCTATTGGCCTTGGAATTCTTAAGCCTCTGAATCTGGCATACGtgaaggagacgacgagtCTGTTTGTCGAGGTGATGCTTATCTCGGCGCTTCAGGAGTGCATCCAAATCAAGAGTAAGAGTTTGGAACAGGCACTTGGCGTGCCTTTTGGCAGTGGGTTGGCCCCAGCTCTCGCTCGAAGCGTATGCTATTTTTTGCGTAAAAAAGTTCGAGTCACGGACCTGGTTGGAAGTAAGAAGAACACCAGGAGAGTGAAGGAGGCGTGCAAAGTTGCTGAGGGGCTTCTTGAGAGGCCAGGTAACGATGATGAGGTATGA
- a CDS encoding Putative signal recognition particle, SRP14 subunit, signal recognition particle, SRP9/SRP14 subunit, with the protein MPGHISHEEFFVKLADLFEQRKGDGHGSIFLVQKRLSYEQGVPSPTADDPFPDLHPAKPLPIIVRATNGKSKRHRDTKIKLSTIVKPDALEAFYTRYADTCKAGMGALKPRDRSKKKAKARKKKGVAIVAPTAS; encoded by the exons ATGCCAGGCCACATTAGCCACGAAGAG TTCTTTGTCAAATTGGCAGACCTCTTCGAGCAGCGCAAAGGGGATGGCCATGGCTCAATATTCCTCGTCCAAAAGCGAT TATCTTACGAGCAAGGCGTACCCTCCCCAACAGCCGACGACCCTTTTCCCGATCTCCATCCCGCGAAACCATTGCCTATCATCGTACGCGCGACCAATGGCAAGTCAAAACGACACAGGGACACCAAGATCAAATTGTCAACAATAGTTAAGCCTGATGCTCTGGAGGCCTTCTACACTCGGTACGCAGACACTTGCAAGGCGGGTATGGGAGCGCTAAAGCCAAGAGACcggagcaagaagaaggccaaggctaggaaaaagaagggagTGGCTATTGTTGCACCCACTGCGTCCTGA
- a CDS encoding Putative RNA recognition motif domain, nucleotide-binding alpha-beta plait domain superfamily: MGLCRDAGKIVEYATRDQAQNAVATLSNQNLMGRLVYVREDREAEPRFIGATANRGGFGGGGGGGMNPGGFPGGGGGGGYNPGNGSRQIYVANLPYTVGWQDLKDLFRQAARNGVVIRADVHLGPDGRPKGSGIVVFENPEDARNAIQQFNGYDWQGRLLEVREDRFAGAGGPMGFGGRGGFGGGMRGGFGGGYGRGGFGAGRGGFGAGGYGRGGFGGGPGVVGPGGPGGPGGFDAGNAPSVPPNPFTDYATAGTDRSETIYVRNLPWSTSNEDLVELFTTIGKVEQAEIQYEPSGRSRGTGVVRFDSAETAETAIAKFQGYQYGGRPLGLSFVRYLNAAGGGDSMETDAHAGLTQDQIM; this comes from the exons ATGGGTCTATGTAGGGATGCGGGTAA AATTGTGGAATATGCGACGCGGGACCAAGCCCAGAACGCTGTGGCAACCCTCAGCAACCAGAACCTGATGGGTCGACTCGTCTACGTCCGAGAA GACCGCGAAGCTGAACCTCGTTTCATCGGTGCCACAGCCAACCGTGGCGGTtttggcggtggcggcggcggcggcatgaacCCTGGTGGTTttcccggcggcggcggtggtgggggCTACAACCCGGGGAATGGCAGCCGTCAGATATACGTGGCCAAC CTTCCTTACACCGTGGGCTGGCAAGACCTCAAGGACCTGTTCAGACAGGCTG CTCGAAACGGGGTCGTGATTCGCGCCGATGTTCACCTAGGACCTGACGGCCGCCCAAAGGGATCTGGAATCGTCGTTTTCGAAAACCCCGAAGATGCTCGCAACGCCATCCAGCAGTTCAATGGCTACGACTGGCAGGGCCGCTTGTTGGAGGTTCGTGAAGACAGATTCGCCGGTGCTGGAGGCCCTATGGGTTTCGGAGGCCGAGGGGGCTTTGGTGGTGGCATGCGAGGCGGCTTTGGCGGCGGTTACGGCCGCGGTGGCTTCGGCGCTGGCCGTGGTGGCTTCGGCGCTGGCGGCTATGGTCGCGGGGGCTTTGGCGGTGGCCCCGGTGTTGTTGGTCCCGGAGGTCCCGGAGGTcccggcggcttcgacgctGGCAACGCGCCTTCGGTCCCCCCTAACCCCTTCACTGACTATGCCACCGCTGGAACCGACCGGAGCGAGACTATCTACGTGCGAAAC CTTCCCTGGTCTACTAGCAACGAGGATCTTGTTGAACTCTTCACAACTATCGGGAAGGTCGAGCAGGCAGAGATTCAGTATGAACCGAGTGGCAGATCGCGTGGGACCGGCGTGGTTCGCTTCGACTCTGCAGAAACCGCCGAAACTGCGATTGCCAAGTTCCAAGGTTACCAGTACGGCGGCCGACCCTTGGGTCTGAGCTTTGTCAGATACCTGAacgctgccggcggcggtgacagCATGGAGACGGATGCCCACGCGGGTCTGACACAAGATCAGATCATGTGA
- a CDS encoding Putative RNA recognition motif domain, nucleotide-binding alpha-beta plait domain superfamily gives MADSGDTYRPVSRERSRSPRRGRSRSPNRASRRRSFSPRSRSRSRDEYRGRRDRSPMTGTGAPSGGSSTGFGGAPPHRSYEERAAAREQMMSNIRETSQQDRRVYVGNLSYDVKWHHLKDFMRQAGEVLFADVLLLPNGMSKVGFYT, from the exons ATGG CTGATTCCGGCGACACCTATCGACCTGTAAGT CGGGAGAGATCTCGGTCCCCTCGACGTGGACGTTCGCGCAGTCCCAACCGTGCTTCAAGACGCCGTTCATTTTCTCCTCGGAGCCGATCCCGTAGTAGAGACGAATACCGTGGACGGAGAGATCGATCCCCCATGACTGGAACCGGAGCTCCATCTGGAGGATCTAGCACCGGGTTCGGAGGAGCACCGCCGCACCGATCGTACGAGGAGCGCGCAGCCGCCCGCGAGCAAATGATGAGCAATATTAGGGAGACGTCTCAGCAGGATCGCCGCGTCTACGTCGGCAACCTATCCTACGATGTGAAGTGGCATCATCTCAAGGACTTCATGCGACAGG CCGGAGAAGTTCTCTTCGCCGACGTGTTACTACTTCCAAATGGAATGTCGAAGGTGGGCTTCTACACGTAG
- a CDS encoding Putative ubiquinone biosynthesis protein COQ9, producing MFVTRRSAAEVAFRSLRQYPRTASASPRPSRPYHSYDHLDSTPSFHSHEQTILSAAYKHVPEHGFSYKALALGARDTGYLDISTSVLPDGPFSLIRYHLVTRREGLAAKSSQVPGGSSQTGVQEKVERLTWERLLENEPIIDRWQEALAVMAQPSYAPVSIRELAKLADEILFLSGDTSVDPSWYTKRASLSMIYASSELFMTNDRSVNFRDTRDFLRRRLNEVEDAGGVLGSVGQWVGFTASAGINVLRSKGLRL from the exons ATGTTCGTTACACGTCGCTCAGCGGCTGAAGTGGCCTTCCGCTCTTTGCGCCAGTATCCGAGAACCGCCTCCGCCAGCCCCCGGCCGAGCCGGCCCTATCATTCTTACGACCACCTGGATTCGACACCGTCCTTCCACTCACACGAGCAGACGATTCTGTCGGCCGCCTACAAGCACGTGCCCGAACACGGCTTCTCGTACAAGgccctcgctctcggcgCTCGGGACACCGGCTACCTCGACATCAGCACCAGCGTGCTGCCGGACGGCCCTTTCAGCCTAATCCGCTACCACCTCGTGACGAGGAGAGAGGGTCTGGCCGCCAAGAGCAGTCAGGTGCCCGGGGGAAGCTCGCAAACTGGTGTTCAGGAGAAAGTCGAGCGTCTCACGTGGGAGCGGTTATTGGAAAATGAGCCCATCATCGATCGGTGGCAAGAG GCATTGGCTGTTATGGCGCAACCGAGCTATGCGCCAGTTTCGATTAGGGAATTGGCCAAACTGGCAGACGAGATCTTGTTCCTTTCTGGCGACACTTCCGTTGACCCTTCATGGTACACCAAGCGCGCGAGCTTATCCATGATCTACGCCTCGAGCGAGCTGTTCATGACCAACGACAGATCCGTCAATTTTCGAGATACGAGAGACTTTCTTCGGCGGAGACtgaacgaggtcgaggacgctgGCGGTGTCTTGGGCTCCGTCGGACAGTGGGTTGGCTTTACAGCCAGCGCGGGCATCAATGTCTTGAGAAGCAAAGGACTTCGGCTTTAG
- a CDS encoding Putative P-loop containing nucleoside triphosphate hydrolase, which produces MLMTLCAHHLRRLFRHIIATSEASATTQSQTPRIKAMASVKRPRAVLEAAGAGDEVLDVQHARSHLSQDASSKRVRLSNTTQPKQQAAAPREETSSSDSEVDEDEDDGGERPGRESPPRTQYEIARDDGFRHLQYEDQDDRRATQKIKSRPQRIGDNHAAENGIIESVECVNFMCHERLYVELGPLINFIVGENGSGKSAVLTALTLCLGGKASSTNRGGSLKSFIKEGQVNSVIVVKIKNQGIDAYQHDLYGDTITVERHFSRAGASGFKLKSVTGRIVSTKKADVDEISEYWALQVDNPLNVLSQDNARQFLNSSSPSMKYKFFVRGVQLEQLDNDYKLLTEILESHEAKLPSLEEHVRRAKREHVEAQKLKDIAQRNEEMRKTYRRLRNQLYWSQVTEQEDALSKCNSEITALDEEIRHAAVNIEQTTQALAERDEQLERAKAAVDNESHEVGSIQESIEAADGAYQDAKKAVTDIHHQLRDVQQRLKNAGQGMAEFESKIQAEEQRLGAGAGSARQEQETLLNEAKSEEISIKEQMAEENDRLPQLRADLTEAQRAAEERKVEFDRKKMEISSAEGRLRNLEQNRGSLWAAYDKKIPLLLQAIERDNGFQEKPVGPIGAHVQLTQPEWSPILETVFGATLDGFLVSNKTDQQRLARLMQQVNLGRTPPIIIGRRLPPNIKLREPDPAFDTVLRVLKFDNDWVRSQLIVAHTIDKIVLIRERAKAQDVMMSDSPPPNVQACISFHDGAGKRGTGLRMARSGGAGFSQSPISPFPRAPRMKSDDETQISLARESLSHLRGDLRSIELKRREFDQVVAKCKSALTAQDQQNLLLERQLLRVQGRVERISAELDQYEGADGRLISLREELEKIKAEREHHGTQYGEMRLRQDELNKGCEACKRMLAEEKGRLKDFQAHLTKLQLAVQKAEDLRKMAVLEKNRAFQIRDDAVLEKERAETRRDEQAEVVANFTQQAMEKAPQRVYIEEGETYKSIESKYAIVHQQLEKRAQKLGASDEEIKERAARAEAAYEAAQQLHKGQQEEQAAGKLNLEDRLNRWRLFQRHISARARICFQYLLSERGFRGKLAIDHPQRRLQLFVEPDETRKGTGGRSTKTLSGGEKSFSSICMLLAIWEAMGSPLRCLDEFDVFMDNVNRTISTNMLITAARRSVSRQYIMITPNAIEGRATLDKDVKIIRYAIVSLIPGNVL; this is translated from the exons ATGTTGATGACCCTTTGCGCCCATCATCTTCGACGCCTATTTCGACACATCATCGCCACATCCGAGGCGAGCGCGACGACCCAGTCGCAAACTCCACGCATAAAGGCCATGGCTTCTGTCAAAAGGCCCCGCGCTGTCTTGGAAGCAGCCGGCGCAGGCGACGAGGTACTGGACGTCCAGCACGCAAGATCGCATCTTAGCCAAGACGCATCC TCAAAAAGAGTCCGATTGTCGAATACAACGCAGCCGAAGCAGCAAGCAGCTGCTCCGAGAGAGGAAACATCCAGCTCAGATAGTGAGGtagacgaagacgaagacgatggtgGAGAAAGACCCGGCCGCGAATCCCCGCCCCGCACACAATACGAGATTGCCCGCGACGATGGCTTCAGGCATTTGCAATACGAGGATCAAGACGACCGACGTGCCACACAGAAAATCAAGAGCCGCCCTCAACGCATCGGCGATAACCATGCTGCCGAGAACGGTATTATCGAGAGTGTCGAATGTGTCAACTTTATGTGCCACGAGCGGCTCTATGTCGAACTGGGACCCCTTATCAATTTCATCGTTGGCGAgaacggcagcggcaagaGTGCCGTTCTTACAGCTCTCACCTTGTGCCTTGGCGGCAAGGCTAGTTCCACCAACAGAGGTGGAAGTTTGAAGAGTTTCATCAAGGAAGGCCAAGTCAACTCCGTCATAGTCGTCAAGATCAAGAACCAAGGCATCGATGCCTATCAACACGACCTCTATGGCGACACTATCACCGTCGAGCGCCACTTCTCCAGGGCTGGTGCCAGTGGTTTCAAGCTCAAAAGCGTGACAGGCAGGATTGTTTCCaccaagaaggccgatgtcgacgagaTATCCGAATATTGGGCACTGCAAGTGGACAATCCACTCAACGTACTATCGCAGGACAACGCTCGGCAGTTTCTGAAttcgtcatcgccatccaTGAAGTACAAGTTCTTCGTCCGTGGCGTGCAGCTGGAACAGCTCGACAACGACTACAAGCTGCTTACAGAAATCCTTGAAAGTCACGAGGCGAAGCTACCGAGTCTGGAGGAGCACGTTCGCCGGGCCAAGAGGGAGCATGTCGAAGCACAGAAGCTCAAGGATATTGCCCAAAGGAATgaggagatgaggaagacgtATCGACGTCTTCGAAACCAGCTATACTGGTCCCAAGTGACCGAGCAAGAGGATGCATTGTCGAAATGCAACAGCGAAATTACCGCtctggacgaggagatccGCCATGCCGCAGTGAACATCGAGCAGACAACACAAGCTTTGGCTGAACGCGACGAGCAACTAGAGCGTGCCAAGGCAGCCGTGGACAACGAGTCCCATGAAGTTGGCTCGATTCAGGAGAGTATTGAAGCCGCTGATGGAGCGTACCAGGATGCTAAGAAGGCCGTTACCGACATACACCATCAGCTCAGAGATGTCCAGCAACGCCTGAAAAATGCCGGGCAAGGGATGGCAGAGTTCGAGAGCAAAATTCAAGCAGAGGAGCAGCGCCTGGGCGCCGGAGCTGGTAGTGCTCGCCAGGAGCAGGAGACTCTGCTGAACGAAGCCAAGTCAGAAGAAATTTCGATCAAGGAACAGATGGCCGAAGAGAACGATAGGCTGCCTCAGCTCAGAGCCGACTTGACTGAAGCCCAAAGAGCCGCGGAAGAAAGAAAGGTCGAGTTCGATAGAAAGAAGATGGAAatctcctcggccgagggCCGTTTGCGCAACCTCGAGCAGAACAGGGGATCACTCTGGGCTGCCTACGACAAGAAGATtccactcctcctccaggCTATCGAAAGGGATAATGGTTTCCAAGAGAAGCCTGTTGGTCCAATCGGGGCTCACGTGCAACTCACTCAGCCCGAGTGGTCGCCCATCCTGGAGACGGTCTTTGGTGCGACGTTGGATGGCTTCCTCGTGTCCAACAAGACAGACCAACAACGCCTAGCCAGATTGATGCAGCAAGTAAACCTGGGCCGAACCCCTCCTATCATTATCGGTAGACGATTGCCACCCAATATTAAGCTAAGGGAACCGGACCCGGCTTTCGACACGGTTCTCCGCGTGCTCAAGTTCGACAACGATTGGGTTCGCAGTCAGCTCATCGTGGCCCATACCATCGACAAGATTGTCCTGATAAGAGAGAGGGCAAAAGCACAAGATGTTATGATGAGCgattcgccgccgccgaatGTGCAGGCTTGTATCTCCTTTCACGATGGCGCGGGCAAACGAGGCACTGGCCTTCGCATGGCCCGGTCGGGCGGCGCAGGGTTCAGCCAAAGCCCCATCAGTCCTTTCCCACGTGCACCAAGAATGAAATCAGACGACGAGACGCAAATCAGTCTCGCCAGGGAATCCCTGAGCCATCTCCGAGGAGACCTGCGGTCGATCGAGCTGAAGCGGCGAGAGTTTGACCAAGTGGTTGCGAAATGCAAATCAGCCTTGACGGCTCAAGACCAACAAAACCTGTTACTGGAGCGGCAACTGCTGAGAGTTCAGGGCAGAGTTGAAAGAATctcggccgagctcgaccagTATGAAGGGGCCGATGGCAGACTCATCTCGCTCCGGGAAGAGCTAGAGAAAATCAAGGCCGAGCGAGAGCATCATGGCACTCAGTACGGCGAGATGCGATTACGACAAGATGAGCTCAACAAGGGATGTGAAGCTTGCAAGAGGATGCTTGCGGAGGAAAAGGGGCGATTGAAGGACTTTCAGGCCCATTTGACCAAGCTACAGCTCGCAGTTCAGAAGGCCGAAGATTTGCGGAAGATGGCAGTCTTGGAGAAGAACCGTGCCTTCCAGATCCGTGATGATGCTGTCCTAGAAAAGGAAAGGGCAGAGACGCGACGTGACGAGCAGGCTGAGGTCGTCGCAAACTTCACCCAGCAGGCTATGGAGAAGGCACCACAGCGAGTGTATATTGAGGAGGGCGAAACTTACAAGAGCATCGAAAGCAAGTACGCTATTGTTCACCAGCAGCTGGAGAAAAGAGCGCAGAAACTCGGCGCatcggacgaggagatcaaggagcgggcggccagggcggAAGCCGCATACGAAGCTGCACAACAGTTGCACAAGGGACAGCAGGAAGAGCAGGCGGCGGGCAAGCTCAACCTAGAAGACCGGCTAAATCGGTGGCGTCTGTTTCAGCGACATATCTCAGCGCGTGCTCGCATCTGTTTCCAGTACCTCTTGAGTGAGCGTGGATTCAGGGGTAAACTTGCCATTGACCATCCTCAAAGGAGGCTGCAGCTTTTTGTGGAACCGGACGAAACCAGAAAGGGGACTGGTGGTCGAAGCACAAAGACGTTGTCGGGGGGTGAAAAGTCGTTCTCGTCTATTTGCATGCTGTTGGCCATCTGGGAGGCTATGGGATCGCCTCTTCGATGCCTGGACGAGTTTGACGTTTTCATGGATAACGTCAACCGCACCATCAGCACAAACATGCTG ATCACTGCCGCGCGACGCTCAGTGTCACGACAGTATATCATGATTACACCAAACGCGATTGAGGGGCGGGCCACACTCGACAAGGACGTCAAGATCATCCGGTATGCTATAG TCTCACTGATCCCCGGCAACGTACTTTAA